The following coding sequences are from one Bradyrhizobium sp. 200 window:
- the mnmE gene encoding tRNA uridine-5-carboxymethylaminomethyl(34) synthesis GTPase MnmE — translation MHPQDQTIFALSSGRPPSAIALVRVSGPQAGKVAMALAGKLPTPRMATRALLRDVGQRPIDDAVVLWFPGPASATGEDVAEFHVHGGRAVLAALLAALSAFEDVRPAEPGEFTRRAFENGKLDLTEAEGLDDLIHADTDRQRRQALRQLNGLLGDRARDWRTRIIEASALIEAAIDFSDEGDVPAELIAPALAKVKALLIEIEEVLAGQGRSERLRDGLVVAIAGPPNVGKSTLMNQLARREVAIVSPHAGTTRDVIEVQLDLDGYPVTVIDTAGIRETDDPVEQEGVRRARARAADADLVLWLADSSKVAIDQDGAAPIWTVRNKTDLEEATRPLAEAETPKQGSFQISASRGDGVPELIAALVGFAQSYFGGSEGGLISRARQRKLLQETAAALQRCIAVVGEGEELAAEELRTAAQSLGRLLGRVDVEDILDVIFREFCVGK, via the coding sequence TGGTACGCGTCTCGGGTCCGCAGGCCGGAAAGGTCGCGATGGCGCTTGCCGGCAAACTGCCGACGCCGCGAATGGCCACCCGCGCGCTGCTCAGGGATGTCGGCCAGCGGCCGATCGACGATGCCGTGGTGTTGTGGTTTCCAGGTCCGGCCAGTGCGACCGGCGAAGACGTTGCGGAATTTCACGTCCATGGCGGGCGCGCGGTGCTGGCCGCCTTGCTCGCCGCGCTGTCCGCATTCGAGGATGTTCGCCCGGCGGAGCCCGGCGAATTTACGCGGCGCGCTTTCGAGAACGGCAAGCTCGATCTGACGGAAGCAGAGGGTCTCGACGATCTCATCCATGCTGACACCGACCGGCAGCGACGCCAGGCCCTGCGCCAATTGAACGGACTGCTCGGCGACCGGGCGCGCGATTGGCGGACGCGGATCATCGAGGCGTCGGCCTTGATCGAGGCTGCGATCGATTTCTCGGACGAGGGTGACGTGCCGGCGGAATTGATCGCGCCGGCGCTGGCCAAGGTCAAAGCGCTGCTGATCGAGATCGAGGAAGTCCTGGCGGGGCAGGGGCGGAGCGAGCGGCTTCGCGATGGTCTTGTCGTCGCGATCGCCGGGCCTCCGAATGTAGGCAAGTCGACGCTGATGAATCAGCTCGCACGCCGCGAGGTCGCGATCGTGTCGCCACACGCCGGCACCACGCGCGACGTCATTGAGGTGCAGCTCGATCTCGACGGCTATCCGGTGACGGTGATCGATACCGCGGGCATTCGCGAGACGGACGACCCGGTAGAGCAGGAGGGTGTTCGTCGTGCCCGGGCACGCGCTGCGGATGCGGACCTCGTGCTGTGGCTGGCGGACTCGTCGAAGGTGGCGATTGATCAAGATGGGGCCGCGCCAATTTGGACGGTGCGAAACAAGACTGATCTCGAAGAGGCGACTCGGCCATTGGCCGAGGCCGAGACGCCGAAGCAAGGAAGCTTCCAAATATCGGCGAGCCGGGGCGATGGCGTGCCGGAGCTGATCGCCGCATTGGTCGGTTTCGCACAGAGCTACTTTGGCGGCAGCGAGGGCGGATTGATCAGCCGAGCCCGGCAACGGAAACTGCTGCAGGAGACAGCGGCTGCGCTGCAGCGTTGTATCGCGGTGGTCGGGGAGGGCGAGGAGCTGGCGGCGGAAGAACTCCGGACGGCGGCACAGTCGCTGGGAAGGTTGCTCGGACGGGTTGATGTCGAGGACATTCTCGACGTCATCTTCCGGGAGTTCTGCGTAGGTAAGTGA